A stretch of the Vulcanisaeta souniana JCM 11219 genome encodes the following:
- a CDS encoding NADH-quinone oxidoreductase subunit 5 family protein, with the protein MGMFSSLLGELMGLMLLSPIILASPIAIYWLFNQDPRKARPLAYLAVIGLGISAVTATYIEAAFPWENIAYNMPWMILPSSSSSITIYVSFIVDFLSRNMGLLTAWLAFIIGVYSLDYLANDYRLGWFWFFFNLFTASMLLTVYANDLLFMFIGWEGLGFSSWALIGHWYKDDDELSYVGRVGDKLVLDKPAWTTPSYAAYRAIATIRFGDMPMLGAIAAIGILGGSLILTPVNGVPAINWSSIISTLGVGGTVALLLAFMLGPYTKSAQVPFNDWLLTAMTGPTSVSALLHSATMVAAGVYIFMRLTESLYTAGVITYPGVEIMYLATVYIGLLTALLGALFAMMIDERKVILAGSTMSSLGFMMGVTALTPFIPQSPFVTITIGQYVVPLAVLVAFSYLIVHALSKATLFLVSGHLIHVTHTRFNMGNLELGRRMKLAFYATLAAAITLGGVPPLAGYWVHAAMDEVTTASISVVGYGTYALMILTTLAYVAFLARFTSLNFIKGETPHTHEEHGRYPLMVAAYTITGTAALATLALPFVIKPAAPVFISAGIDSTVMAIGVILWIIFAAALIKPRVGNLGIITRIFERRYYLQAFMDVVLAGFGSILTLVAFYIYKGIDAFFNFIIPDATIVLSRYIRSIQRGYLRTYLEVLLLTLAVVILIILIIITLL; encoded by the coding sequence ATGGGCATGTTCTCAAGCCTACTCGGTGAACTAATGGGATTAATGCTACTATCACCCATAATACTCGCATCACCAATAGCCATCTACTGGTTGTTCAATCAGGACCCGAGAAAAGCAAGACCACTGGCTTACTTAGCGGTTATCGGCCTTGGCATTTCCGCAGTAACAGCCACGTACATAGAAGCCGCATTTCCATGGGAAAACATAGCCTATAACATGCCATGGATGATCTTACCATCCTCAAGCAGCAGTATCACCATATACGTGTCATTCATAGTAGATTTCCTTAGCCGAAACATGGGCCTACTAACAGCCTGGCTAGCCTTCATAATTGGTGTTTACAGCCTTGATTACCTAGCCAATGACTATAGGCTCGGTTGGTTCTGGTTCTTCTTCAACCTCTTCACGGCATCCATGTTACTCACGGTATACGCAAATGACTTACTATTCATGTTCATAGGTTGGGAGGGACTTGGCTTCAGTTCATGGGCATTGATAGGGCATTGGTATAAGGATGATGATGAGTTATCCTACGTTGGGAGGGTCGGCGATAAATTAGTACTTGATAAACCAGCTTGGACGACACCATCATATGCAGCCTATAGGGCAATAGCCACGATAAGGTTTGGTGATATGCCAATGCTCGGCGCAATAGCCGCAATAGGCATACTAGGTGGTTCCCTAATACTGACGCCAGTAAATGGCGTCCCAGCCATAAATTGGTCGAGCATAATCTCAACACTGGGTGTTGGTGGTACCGTAGCCCTACTACTGGCGTTCATGCTTGGCCCCTACACCAAGAGCGCCCAGGTTCCATTCAATGATTGGTTGCTCACGGCAATGACAGGCCCCACATCAGTCTCAGCACTACTTCACTCAGCGACAATGGTTGCCGCAGGCGTTTACATATTCATGAGATTAACCGAGTCCCTCTATACAGCTGGCGTCATTACTTACCCAGGCGTTGAGATTATGTACCTAGCCACGGTATACATAGGGCTCCTAACGGCCTTACTTGGTGCATTGTTTGCAATGATGATCGATGAGAGGAAGGTAATACTGGCAGGGTCTACAATGTCCTCCCTAGGCTTCATGATGGGTGTGACCGCATTAACACCGTTTATACCGCAATCACCATTTGTAACAATAACCATTGGTCAATACGTAGTGCCTTTGGCGGTTCTGGTGGCATTCTCGTACTTAATAGTGCACGCATTATCAAAGGCAACCCTATTCTTGGTAAGCGGCCACTTAATTCATGTAACACACACAAGATTCAACATGGGTAACCTAGAGCTTGGTAGGAGAATGAAGCTTGCCTTCTACGCAACATTAGCTGCGGCAATAACCCTCGGTGGTGTTCCACCTTTAGCCGGTTATTGGGTACACGCTGCAATGGATGAAGTAACCACGGCGTCTATTTCCGTGGTTGGTTATGGCACGTATGCATTAATGATACTAACTACTCTGGCTTACGTTGCCTTCCTTGCTAGGTTCACGTCCCTAAACTTCATTAAAGGCGAGACTCCACATACCCATGAGGAGCATGGTAGGTATCCACTTATGGTGGCTGCTTACACGATAACCGGCACCGCTGCTTTAGCCACATTAGCACTGCCATTTGTGATTAAGCCCGCTGCTCCTGTGTTTATATCCGCCGGTATTGATAGTACGGTGATGGCCATTGGTGTAATTCTATGGATAATATTCGCAGCGGCATTGATAAAGCCCAGGGTGGGTAACCTTGGAATAATTACAAGGATCTTTGAGAGAAGGTATTACCTGCAGGCCTTCATGGATGTGGTTCTGGCGGGCTTTGGTTCCATACTAACACTGGTCGCGTTTTACATATACAAGGGTATTGATGCGTTCTTCAACTTTATAATACCTGATGCAACAATTGTGTTATCGAGGTACATAAGGTCAATACAGAGGGGTTACTTGAGGACATACCTTGAGGTTCTTCTCTTGACATTAGCCGTGGTGATTCTGATAATACTAATAATAATTACATTACTTTAA
- a CDS encoding complex I subunit 5 family protein has product MNLPIHSDPILIASLTLPFIASIIAGIIGRKYSKAAMVLTSVSFIPLFIYASYLLVLGGSYLVPLGGPLPRPLGMMYLMSDGLSNAFGLAIALVGITLEIASYPYMKHRFHVLELPEQFDVYYLLFTLCAASMELLIYAYNLLLMYIALEISLITPVILIYYYGYDTQGKTRRWIALLYFVYGMLASTLFLIGAVMVALENNTMDLAAVKNISLIAWALMFIGLLIKLPSFGPHVWIPWVHGSHPTPVAALISGLVGLMAYVLARLYLISPYFINEFRLPILIYAIIGGIIISLGVIRHQYHYKWLLAYSTAANSTYLLIGLALGTYGILGLTMHYISHLFGKTVLFMTAASIIVYYEEFDIRKMGGLQTYMPSVGAAAVLGWMALSGVLTLSLLAEFYLFLGLVNVVLPLYGLWVFLGLAVGLAIIFILTGYYGFWTLKQVFYGQPRGNYHKVNVDPKLVVPLYVLGLAAIILLFSPASTYLVHSILMGISTIMG; this is encoded by the coding sequence ATGAACCTACCCATACACAGTGACCCCATATTAATAGCATCGCTTACCCTACCCTTCATAGCCTCAATAATAGCTGGAATAATAGGTAGAAAATACAGCAAGGCAGCTATGGTCCTTACATCGGTATCATTCATACCATTATTCATATACGCATCGTACTTACTAGTACTTGGTGGATCCTACCTGGTACCCCTTGGTGGTCCCTTACCAAGACCACTAGGTATGATGTACTTAATGAGCGACGGCCTAAGCAATGCCTTTGGACTGGCAATAGCACTCGTTGGAATAACGCTGGAGATCGCCTCCTACCCGTACATGAAGCATAGGTTCCACGTACTTGAGTTACCCGAGCAATTCGACGTGTATTACCTACTCTTCACATTATGCGCTGCCAGTATGGAACTGCTGATATATGCATATAACCTATTGCTAATGTACATTGCCCTTGAGATTTCGTTAATAACGCCCGTAATATTGATTTATTACTACGGTTATGACACTCAGGGTAAAACAAGGCGTTGGATAGCACTTCTATACTTCGTATACGGAATGCTGGCAAGCACATTGTTCCTAATAGGCGCAGTAATGGTGGCTCTGGAGAACAACACTATGGACCTCGCCGCAGTAAAGAATATATCCCTAATAGCATGGGCGCTGATGTTCATTGGATTATTAATAAAGTTACCAAGCTTTGGCCCACACGTGTGGATACCTTGGGTTCACGGTTCTCACCCAACTCCAGTGGCGGCCTTGATATCGGGCCTAGTTGGCTTAATGGCCTACGTACTGGCCAGGTTATACCTAATCTCCCCATACTTCATTAATGAATTCAGGCTGCCAATACTCATCTATGCAATAATCGGTGGCATCATAATAAGCCTTGGTGTAATTAGGCACCAGTATCACTATAAGTGGTTGTTGGCATACTCAACGGCAGCCAACTCCACATACCTACTAATAGGGCTGGCGCTGGGCACTTATGGAATACTTGGACTAACCATGCATTACATATCGCACCTATTCGGTAAAACCGTCCTCTTTATGACCGCGGCCTCCATAATCGTTTACTACGAGGAGTTTGATATAAGGAAGATGGGCGGCCTTCAGACCTACATGCCATCTGTCGGCGCGGCTGCCGTACTCGGCTGGATGGCCCTTTCCGGAGTGCTGACTCTCTCGTTACTTGCTGAGTTCTACCTATTCCTTGGCCTTGTGAATGTTGTGCTGCCGCTGTATGGACTTTGGGTATTCTTAGGCTTAGCCGTTGGCCTAGCCATAATATTCATATTAACGGGATACTACGGCTTCTGGACACTAAAGCAGGTGTTTTATGGACAGCCCAGGGGTAATTATCACAAGGTTAATGTTGATCCTAAGCTCGTAGTACCACTATACGTGCTTGGTCTAGCTGCGATAATACTTTTATTCTCACCAGCATCCACATACCTCGTGCATTCAATACTAATGGGTATCAGCACAATAATGGGGTGA
- a CDS encoding pyrimidine dimer DNA glycosylase/endonuclease V has product MQVFRPYIDHGKSAGFLDDLRLGKQRVETKQVILAILRKLNVLKDGKTGWLNHPVVVMYFNNGRPYLDDLIRYFYSVIDEWERRGFVNNISIGDIEPLLNNVEHEDGTPVTEVIAREYRRVLLLKDPCYYINKLSTDELLELLNTEPVYFRGINTWIRDVYDTYIEFMNTLRNGRIPCESIFPRR; this is encoded by the coding sequence ATGCAGGTGTTTAGGCCATATATTGATCATGGAAAATCTGCAGGGTTTTTAGATGATTTAAGGCTTGGCAAGCAGAGAGTTGAGACTAAGCAGGTCATACTTGCAATACTTAGGAAACTCAATGTACTCAAAGATGGCAAAACTGGTTGGCTTAATCATCCAGTAGTCGTTATGTACTTCAATAATGGACGCCCATATTTAGATGACCTCATTAGGTATTTCTACTCCGTTATTGATGAGTGGGAACGTAGGGGGTTTGTGAATAATATTTCCATAGGTGATATTGAGCCCTTGCTCAACAATGTCGAACATGAGGATGGGACACCGGTGACTGAGGTTATTGCTAGGGAGTACCGCAGAGTACTATTGCTGAAGGATCCCTGCTATTACATAAATAAGCTGAGTACTGATGAGTTGCTTGAGTTATTGAATACGGAGCCCGTGTATTTCAGGGGCATTAATACATGGATTAGGGATGTCTATGATACATACATTGAGTTCATGAATACTCTTAGGAACGGGCGGATACCCTGTGAGTCAATATTCCCAAGGAGGTGA
- a CDS encoding tRNA(Met) cytidine acetyltransferase TmcA has translation MGWSDLLRELVKEGLSSNHRRLIVLVGINEEKLARYAADSLRVFSSLVKGARGLYMYQPEYADAQRRMSRFKGFINGVPVVIDYKPYKETDKLLGTTVDFTILDLVNDLKPNDVGRLGGIVRGGGIYVFMIPPLSEWVKQLTKFQQSILVPQYGPDHVRHFLKVRFWNKLMNMNKALAINVDSDEVVKEPVLGNVQPWKPKEIVIPEKARFSRAIYELAKTQDQVEALRAMEVLMERPPRGKKVNVVLIADRGRGKSAIIGLALAALAHRLRKVKGRVRLAVTAMNPSNVSTLMEFVVKGLKALNYDVDLSYWGSDVVSVKVGVSIFIDYIRPYDMLSEEGRDIVVVDEAAMIPLPVLYGIHGRFSRVIYASTIHGYEGAGRGFSLRFLKFLREDRDTRVIEYELKEPIRYALGDPVEHWLFDTLLLDAEPAKITNEDYDLINKRGFNYVIPDLKEFFLTNEDQLRQFFGIYVQAHYRNEPDDLGMMMDAPHHFIRALSLNNGKIVVSVELAEEGGINDELIDLVVRGLKLPGNILPDRIIKYWGLTEFAKLRGWRIIRIATHPELQDKGLGTEMLRKIEEEARERGIDWIGVGFGVNAKLLNFWIRNGYMPVHISPERNPISGEYSVLLAKPINEAAGDTIIYANKEFRLRLLNSLQGPFHDMEPDVVRMLLTDWGQPLDPSYSPRLTDAQVRRLVAYSWGPMTYENTTDAITELVRTYYLRKGADSIELPLFYEEVIICKVLQARPWKEAARVLGLRKSTLMLLLREVVKLLIQYYIKYTEIPEFMISVTKSQRKGQSR, from the coding sequence ATGGGCTGGAGTGATCTGTTGCGGGAATTGGTTAAGGAGGGTTTATCTTCCAATCATAGGAGGCTCATTGTACTTGTGGGAATTAATGAGGAGAAATTAGCTAGGTATGCCGCTGACTCACTTAGGGTGTTTTCATCATTAGTTAAGGGTGCGCGTGGCTTGTACATGTATCAACCAGAGTATGCAGATGCCCAGAGGAGAATGAGTAGGTTTAAGGGATTTATTAATGGTGTCCCGGTGGTTATTGATTACAAGCCGTATAAGGAGACCGACAAGTTGCTTGGTACCACTGTGGATTTCACAATACTTGACCTGGTAAATGACCTGAAGCCAAATGATGTGGGTAGGTTGGGAGGCATTGTTAGGGGTGGTGGTATTTACGTGTTTATGATACCCCCATTAAGTGAATGGGTGAAACAATTAACAAAATTTCAACAAAGCATCCTCGTTCCTCAGTACGGTCCTGACCACGTCAGGCACTTCCTGAAGGTTAGGTTTTGGAACAAGTTGATGAATATGAATAAGGCATTAGCCATTAATGTGGACTCTGACGAGGTAGTAAAGGAGCCAGTTCTTGGTAATGTACAGCCTTGGAAGCCCAAGGAAATAGTAATACCTGAAAAGGCAAGGTTCTCTAGGGCAATTTACGAATTGGCTAAGACTCAGGACCAGGTTGAGGCTCTTAGGGCAATGGAGGTACTGATGGAGAGACCGCCTAGGGGTAAGAAGGTTAATGTGGTGCTGATTGCGGATAGAGGCAGGGGTAAGTCGGCGATTATTGGTTTAGCTCTGGCTGCCCTGGCCCATAGGCTTAGGAAGGTTAAGGGTAGGGTTAGGCTTGCGGTTACTGCTATGAATCCCAGCAATGTATCAACTCTCATGGAGTTCGTGGTTAAGGGCCTTAAGGCGTTGAACTATGATGTTGACCTGAGTTACTGGGGCAGTGATGTGGTGTCGGTTAAGGTAGGTGTCTCCATCTTCATAGACTACATAAGGCCCTATGATATGCTCAGTGAGGAGGGTAGGGACATTGTTGTGGTTGATGAGGCTGCGATGATACCGTTGCCGGTGCTTTATGGGATCCATGGCAGGTTTAGTAGGGTTATTTATGCATCCACAATACATGGTTATGAAGGCGCAGGCAGAGGCTTTAGTCTCAGGTTCCTTAAGTTTCTGCGTGAAGATAGGGATACGAGGGTTATTGAGTATGAACTTAAGGAGCCAATCAGGTATGCACTCGGCGATCCCGTTGAGCATTGGCTATTTGACACATTGCTACTTGATGCAGAGCCCGCTAAAATAACGAATGAGGATTATGACTTGATAAACAAACGCGGGTTTAACTACGTAATACCTGATCTAAAGGAGTTCTTCTTAACTAATGAGGATCAACTAAGGCAGTTCTTCGGTATATATGTCCAGGCTCATTACAGGAATGAGCCAGATGACTTGGGTATGATGATGGACGCGCCGCATCACTTCATTAGGGCCCTATCGCTTAATAATGGTAAGATAGTGGTGTCCGTGGAACTGGCTGAGGAGGGTGGAATAAACGATGAGTTAATAGACCTGGTGGTAAGGGGCCTAAAGTTACCTGGTAATATATTACCTGACAGGATAATTAAGTATTGGGGGCTCACGGAATTCGCTAAGTTAAGGGGTTGGAGAATAATTAGGATCGCCACGCATCCTGAGCTTCAGGATAAGGGACTGGGTACTGAGATGCTTAGGAAAATTGAGGAGGAGGCCAGGGAGAGAGGTATTGACTGGATTGGGGTTGGTTTTGGCGTTAACGCCAAGTTACTGAATTTCTGGATCAGGAATGGTTACATGCCGGTTCACATAAGTCCGGAGAGGAATCCAATAAGCGGTGAGTACAGTGTGTTGCTTGCTAAACCCATTAATGAAGCAGCAGGGGACACAATAATATATGCCAATAAGGAGTTTAGACTAAGGCTACTTAATTCATTGCAAGGGCCATTCCATGACATGGAGCCTGACGTGGTCAGGATGCTATTAACCGACTGGGGCCAACCACTAGACCCTAGTTATAGCCCGAGACTTACTGATGCACAGGTTAGGCGTTTAGTTGCATATTCATGGGGCCCAATGACATATGAAAACACTACTGACGCAATAACCGAATTAGTAAGAACGTATTATCTAAGGAAGGGTGCTGATTCTATTGAGCTTCCCTTGTTCTATGAAGAGGTTATTATATGTAAGGTTCTTCAGGCAAGGCCTTGGAAGGAAGCAGCAAGGGTCCTTGGTCTTAGGAAATCGACGTTAATGTTGCTGCTCAGGGAAGTAGTTAAGCTCCTTATTCAGTATTACATTAAGTATACCGAAATACCCGAATTTATGATAAGCGTTACTAAATCCCAAAGAAAAGGACAATCGAGGTAG
- a CDS encoding ATPase yields the protein MAKNGKRRIVIEIDESQYEALKRLKQAFHSRSWADLLLRCLDNSLVINEIVEMHNDIKDLGRTIDELARLIREEGK from the coding sequence ATGGCTAAAAATGGAAAGAGAAGAATTGTAATAGAGATAGATGAGAGTCAATATGAAGCACTAAAAAGGCTTAAGCAAGCGTTTCATTCCCGTAGTTGGGCCGACCTTCTTCTAAGGTGCCTGGATAATTCTCTCGTTATTAATGAGATAGTGGAAATGCACAATGACATCAAAGACCTGGGCAGAACCATTGATGAACTAGCTAGACTAATCAGGGAGGAGGGGAAGTAA
- a CDS encoding type II/IV secretion system ATPase subunit — translation MSLEFQLIKPIGQFKELERYPLYEPFAYATIIQDETTGDVMYHLEEIELDSTEQKVYRELTRIVMLELPPPEELTKIGDVKNYLLNELKKIVGKYRRLFRNVPPSSFAKFLYYIERDLLGYGPIDALMRDENIEDISCDGVDRPVYVFHRRYESIPTNIIPKTEQALDDLVVKLIHLSGRHVSVATPIVDAQLPDGSRIAVTYRKEVSPGGSTFTIRRFRKNPLTFTELVKSGNISPEIAGYFWVMLDNGRSFLVLGVTGAGKTSFLNAMATFIKPHMKIITVEEVPEINLQHKNWVRLVTRQSYGSEKINEITLFDLVKATLRMRPDYLIVGEIRGEEAYVLFQAVNTGHSGISTMHAESFEAAVNRLMSPPMNIPPAYIPAMNIFVMIKRVKIGGRLTRRVTEVGEVYMDGDRIRFNTVFRWNPRNDTHESYVDKSVLIRQISDMTGKDIDELLREIDTRAKVVNWLVENNVFNFEDVSTYVQTYYTNPDAIINKIIGKGVSEVESIAQI, via the coding sequence CATTATACGAACCATTCGCTTACGCCACTATAATTCAGGATGAAACGACGGGAGACGTAATGTACCACCTTGAGGAGATAGAACTCGATTCAACGGAACAGAAGGTCTATAGGGAATTAACAAGGATAGTCATGCTTGAATTACCACCGCCCGAGGAACTAACTAAGATAGGTGATGTTAAGAATTATCTTCTTAACGAATTAAAGAAGATCGTTGGGAAGTATAGGAGGTTGTTCAGGAATGTGCCACCATCATCCTTCGCCAAATTCCTATACTACATAGAGAGGGACTTGCTCGGTTATGGACCTATAGATGCCCTAATGAGGGATGAGAACATTGAGGATATTTCATGCGATGGCGTTGATAGGCCTGTTTATGTATTTCACAGGAGGTATGAGTCAATACCCACAAACATAATTCCAAAGACTGAGCAAGCCCTTGATGACTTGGTCGTAAAGTTAATACACCTATCAGGCAGGCATGTCTCTGTTGCTACACCCATAGTTGATGCGCAATTACCTGATGGCTCTAGAATAGCCGTTACATATAGGAAGGAGGTCTCGCCGGGTGGTTCCACGTTTACAATAAGGAGATTCAGGAAGAACCCGCTAACGTTCACCGAGCTTGTTAAGTCCGGAAACATTAGCCCGGAGATTGCGGGTTACTTCTGGGTAATGCTGGATAATGGCAGGTCATTCCTAGTCCTCGGTGTTACCGGTGCTGGTAAGACAAGTTTCCTCAATGCCATGGCAACATTCATCAAACCACACATGAAGATAATAACGGTTGAGGAAGTACCCGAAATAAATCTACAGCATAAGAACTGGGTTAGGCTGGTCACTAGGCAGAGCTACGGTTCTGAAAAAATAAACGAAATCACGTTATTTGACCTGGTCAAGGCTACGCTCAGAATGAGGCCTGATTACCTAATTGTGGGCGAGATAAGGGGTGAGGAGGCCTATGTTCTATTCCAAGCAGTAAACACGGGACACAGTGGCATATCCACGATGCACGCTGAATCCTTCGAAGCAGCCGTTAATAGGTTAATGAGCCCACCAATGAACATACCACCAGCCTATATACCTGCCATGAACATATTCGTCATGATTAAGAGGGTTAAGATTGGTGGTAGGTTAACGAGGAGGGTCACTGAGGTTGGTGAGGTCTACATGGATGGTGATAGGATAAGGTTCAACACGGTATTTAGGTGGAACCCGAGGAATGATACCCATGAGTCGTATGTGGACAAGAGCGTCCTAATTAGGCAGATAAGTGACATGACTGGTAAGGACATTGATGAATTGCTCAGGGAGATCGATACTAGGGCAAAGGTTGTTAATTGGCTAGTTGAAAACAACGTATTTAACTTCGAGGACGTCTCCACGTATGTACAGACCTACTACACAAATCCAGATGCGATAATTAACAAGATAATTGGGAAGGGGGTGAGTGAAGTTGAGAGTATTGCTCAGATTTAA